The following coding sequences are from one Scomber japonicus isolate fScoJap1 chromosome 3, fScoJap1.pri, whole genome shotgun sequence window:
- the LOC128355981 gene encoding ataxin-7 has protein sequence MSERAEDDVRGEQRRAARQQLKQQQQIQRGEGSTAMATVAERRSLPSPEIMLGQPWSKWVDAAKLHGNDGAESEESFKDLGKNREAMRLCREDMPIFGQCPAQDDFYLVMCSHCSQVVKPQAFQAHYERRHSSASKPASTSPFPVPGRNRSSSGALGSGLVSGSAAGVASGGIHGRPSTAGSSLSSSSTSSSNPKLLKQAKDKLPGIQRRPSFPSFRMPPEKILTPAVKVEKMHLNVDSSAKLVQVPTAPATTSSSSSSSSSTTVSSNTTTITTSSSSALKPGLNCPSIPKPPLLAPGQIPNGKGHLSVLSEKKQDSSSSASSRRHITKKVAEREFNADIHCGVVDVTSRKPCTRSLTCKTHSLSQRRAVPGRRKRFDTLLAEHKNRAREREKDKERELHQPHSQQNPPLREPHPSSHLAAAHDAHQVAHGNGPAPDATKPSPIGKPKFHSPGLPRLNSSHSSSTPADPAVVHESPHHPQTAPDGFSRPSSDEGENEEREENAEKLDCHYSGYHPRPAAYCTFGSRLFGRGCYSFDRRWDRVRCALTTMMEKHVNSQMWKKIPLALENASSVAPTHRTSTNSHGSTPSSGFLGPPATLPQTPYSQSYEGKSMLSYGTTLNARSSPQGGAEHPAYGTTQARQVSSSPQMPSAHSSSSSSSSTPSLASGRALKSRSSSSSSTTKSSSSFRPKEISSGSSTPVIPNSTGGGNSGANSNSSSTSFSSGKKRKISSILSSSHSSSESSSSNANYSSSSSSFKKNCANVGSSGSTYHHSSLGPSSSLSLSSSHSGVHSVGLNCGPNVRTNSLSLKAEPSGGSAGGSSGPSARGPPSGSPAESIKRMSVVMNSSDSTLSLGPFVHHQSSSDHHTSFSHHSSDGRLESKKRKSSPASSGINSGGGGGGLGGGGGAGPGRPKVAKSPAINNIHGKHGRSIPGTPGLPNNSHLHQPKARP, from the exons ATGTCGGAAAGGGCCGAGGATGACGTCAGGGGGGAGCAGCGCCGAGCGGCCAGGCAGcagctgaagcagcagcagcagatccaGCGGGGAGAAGGCTCCACAGCAATGGCGACTGTTGCGGAGCGGAGATCCTTGCCTAGTCCAGAAATAATGCTGGGACAGCCTTGGAGCAAGTGGGTCGACGCCGCCAAACTCCACGGTAACGACG GTGCTGAATCGGAGGAAAGTTTTAAAGACCTCGGGAAAAATCGAGAAGCCATGCGTTTGTGCAGAGAag ACATGCCCATATTTGGACAGTGTCCCGCGCAGGACGACTTCTACCTGGTGATGTGCAGCCACTGCAGTCAAGTAGTCAAGCCCCAAGCCTTCCAAGCACACTACG AGAGAAGACACAGTTCGGCCAGCAAGCCAGCTTCCACCTCGCCCTTCCCTGTGCCAGGCAGGAACCGGAGTAGCAGCGGCGCGCTCGGGTCTGGACTGGTCTCGGGGTCCGCAGCTGGAGTGGCGAGTGGAGGGATCCACGGCCGACCTTCCACCGCCGGATCCAGCTTATCCTCTTCTTCGACGTCCTCCTCCAATCCCAAACTCCTCAAACAAGCCAAAGATAAGCTGCCAGGCATTCAGCGAAgaccttccttcccctctttcaGGATGCCGCCAGAAAAAAT CCTCACCCCGGCTGTCAAGGTGGAGAAGATGCATCTGAATGTGGACTCGTCAGCCAAATTGGTGCAGGTCCCCACTGCCCCCGCCAccacctcatcctcctcttcatcctcctctagCACCACTGTGAGCTCCAACactaccaccatcaccacctcctcttcatcagccCTTAAACCAGGCCTTAACTGTCCCTCCATACCAAAGCCTCCCTTACTGGCCCCGGGTCAGATCCCCAACGGCAAGGGCCACCTCTCAGTTCTCTCGGAGAAGAAGCAGGACAGCAGTAGCAGTGCCAGTAGCAGACGCCACATTACCAAGAAAGTGGCAG AACGTGAGTTCAATGCAGACATCCACTGTGGCGTTGTGGATGTGACGTCGCGGAAACCATGCACAAGATCTCTAACATGCAAG ACACATTCCTTAAGCCAGCGGAGGGCAGTGCCAGGGCGGAGGAAGCGCTTTGACACATTGCTGGCAGAGCACAAGAACAGAGCAAGGGAGCGGGAGAAGGACAAGGAGAGAGAACTCCACCAACCCCATTCCCAGCAAAACCCCCCTCTCAGGGAACCACACCCCTCCTCCCACCTCGCCGCTGCCCATGACGCTCACCAGGTGGCTCATGGCAACGGACCCGCCCCAGACGCCACTAAGCCTTCGCCGATCGGCAAGCCCAAATTTCACAGCCCTGGTCTTCCACG ACTAAACAGCAGTCACAGCAGTAGTACCCCCGCAGACCCTGCGGTAGTCCACGAGTCACCACACCATCCCCAAACTGCCCCTGATGGTTTTTCACGACCCTCCAGCGACGAGGGAGAGAACGAGGAGCGGGAGGAGAACGCTGAGAAACTGGACTGTCACTATTCAGGTTATCACCCTCGACCGGCAGCT TACTGTACCTTTGGAAGTCGACTGTTTGGGAGAGGCTGTTACTCCTTTGACCGGCGATGGGACAGAGTGCGATGTGCCCTAACCACAATGATGGAAAAGCATGTCAACTCTCAAATGTGGAA GAAAATCCCCTTGGCCTTGGAGAACGCCTCTTCCGTTGCACCTACCCATAGGACAAGCACAAATTCCCATGGTAGCACTCCCTCTTCAGGCTTCCTGGGCCCCCCTGCCACCTTGCCCCAGACTCCCTACAGCCAATCCTATGAGGGCAAGTCAATGCTCTCCTATGGGACCACCTTAAATGCCCGCAGCTCACCACAGGGCGGGGCTGAGCACCCGGCCTACGGCACCACACAGGCCCGACAAGTGTCTTCGTCGCCGCAGATGCCTTCAGCCCACTcgtcctcatcctcttcttcttcaactCCTTCCCTAGCCTCAGGCCGGGCGCTTAAGTCCcgttcctccagcagcagcagcactaccAAGTCGTCATCGTCCTTCAGACCCAAGGAGATCTCCTCTGGCTCCTCCACACCCGTCATCCCCAACTCAACCGGCGGGGGCAACAGTGGGGCCAACAGTAACAGTAGCAGCACTAGCTTCAGCTcggggaagaagaggaagatcaGCTCCATCCTGTCTTCATCCCACAGCTCCTCCGAATCATCCTCTTCTAATGCCaactactcttcctcctcctcctctttcaagAAGAACTGTGCAAATGTCGGCAGCTCAGGGAGCACCTACCACCACAGCTCACTAGGTCCTTCATCCTCATTGTCATTATCCTCCTCCCACAGCGGAGTCCACAGTGTGGGGCTTAACTGTGGCCCCAACGTGCGGACCAACTCACTAAGTCTCAAGGCCGAGCCCTCCGGAGGTTCGGCGGGTGGCTCCTCGGGGCCGTCTGCACGAGGTCCTCCCTCTGGAAGCCCCGCAGAGTCTATCAAGCGCATGAGTGTGGTAATGAACAGCAGTGACTCCACCCTTTCCCTGGGGCCTTTTGTCCACCACCAGTCCTCTTCTGACCACCATACCAGCTTCAGCCACCACTCCTCAGACGGGCGCCTTGAGAGTAAGAAGCGGAAAAGCTCTCCGGCCTCCAGCGGCATTAATAGcggaggtgggggaggagggctcggaggaggagggggagccgGACCAGGTAGACCCAAGGTGGCCAAGTCTCCTGCCATCAACAACATCCACGGGAAGCATGGGCGGAGCATTCCAGGGACGCCAGGGCTGCCCAACAACTCCCATTTACATCAg CCAAAGGCTCGTCCCTGA
- the psmd6 gene encoding 26S proteasome non-ATPase regulatory subunit 6, with protein sequence MPLENLEEEGLPKNPDLRIAQLKFLLTMDGHRQDAKVKTELMDAIKANNMAPYYEPLCKELKWQLDGDLLSKMKKANEEELKRLDDVLEDAEKSLGESEIRDAMMAKAEYLIRIGDKEGALTAFRKTYDKTVALGHRLDIVFYLLRIGLFYMDSDLITRNSEKAKTLIEEGGDWDRRNRLKVYQGLYCVAIRDFKQAAELFLDTVSTFTSYELMDYKTFVTYTVYVCMIALKRPDLREKVIKGAEILEVLHSLPTVRQYLFSLYECRYSVFFQSLATVEQEMKKDWLFAPHYRYYVREMRIQAYSQLLESYRSLTLGYMAEAFGVSTEFIDQELSRFIAAGRLHCKIDKVNEIVETNRPDSKNWQYQETIKKGDLLLNRVQKLSRVINM encoded by the exons atgccGCTAGAGAACCTAGAGGAAGAGGGTCTGCCTAAGAACCCCGACCTTAGGATAGCCCAGCTGAAGTTCTTGCTCACAATGGACGGTCACCGGCAGGATGCTAAAGTGAAGACAGAGCTCATGGATGCTATCAAAGCTAACA ACATGGCACCGTATTATGAACCTCTGTGTAAGGAGCTGAAGTGGCAGCTGGACGGCGACCTGCTGAGTAAGATGAAGAAGGCCAACGAGGAggaactgaagcgtctggacgATGTGCTGGAGGATGCAGAGAAGAGTCTGGGAGAGAGCGAGATACGAGACGCGATGATGGCCAAAGCCGAGTATCTGATCAGGATCGGAGACAAG GAGGGCGCCCTAACAGCCTTCAGGAAGACCTACGACAAGACAGTGGCTCTGGGTCACAGACTAGACATCGTCTTCTACCTGCTGAGGATCGGCCTCTTCTACATGGATAGCGACCTCATCACGCGCAACTCGGAGAAAGCCAAAAC CCTTATCGAAGAGGGAGGAGACTGGGACAGGAGGAATCGTCTGAAGGTCTACCAGGGTCTGTACTGTGTGGCCATCAGGGACTTCAAGCAAGCCGCCGAGCTCTTCCTTGACACAGTATCCACCTTTACTTCCTACGAGCTGATGGACTACAAGACTTTTGTAACCTACACTGTCTACGTCTGCATGATCGCTCTCAAAAGGCCTGACCTCCGTGAAAAG GTAATAAAGGGAGCAGAGATCTTGGAGGTGCTGCACAGTCTGCCTACTGTTCGCCAGTATCTCTTCTCCCTCTATGAGTGCCGCTACTCTGTCTTCTTCCAGTCTCTGG CGACAGTGGAGCAGGAGATGAAGAAGGATTGGCTCTTTGCGCCACACTACCGCTACTACGTGAGGGAGATGAGGATACAGGCCTACAGCCAGCTCCTAGAGTCCTACCGCTCCCTCACCCTGGGCTACATGGCCGAGGCATTCGGAGTCAGCACAGAGTTCATCGACCA gGAACTGTCCCGATTCATAGCCGCTGGCCGTCTCCACTGCAAAATCGATAAAGTGAACGAGATAGTGGAAACCAATAG ACCTGATAGCAAAAACTGGCAGTACCAGGAAACCATTAAGAAGGGCGACCTGCTGCTCAACAGAGTCCAGAAGTTGTCAAGAGTTATCAACATGTAA
- the slc2a9l1 gene encoding solute carrier family 2 member 9, like 1: METVLRQLTRGNALFLIIILGIGGSFQSGYHITGLSSPSPYIKRFINSSWYDRYEEPPPEATVTIIWSLIVSMYAVGGLFGAVSVKFISDMLGRKRVMICNSFIAIVAAGIMLTSKGAKSYEMIIVARILHGYTAGLGVSAHLMYLGEISPRKIRGVVTLTSATFTSLGKLSGQFFGLSEILGREELWNVVLCVPACFSLVQIIALPFLPEAPRYLFIEKGDVKACHKALQSLWGQGDFKQEMDEMLAEQAAIEAAPPTTSLQLLRDRTVRWQLLSMSLIYCCNQLSGMSAISTFSFDIFLKTGIPRDKIRYVTLGLGVSEILTSISCGLLIEATGRRPLFWGGYGVMSACWVLVTVTLNLKDSSYWVPYIAAGLIIVFIIFFCGGPAGATATLNSEIFIQSNRMASLVLMGIQRWSLFAVLGLVFPFLINALDSYCFVIFACVCLLGSLYTFFILPETKGKTLLEIAEEFKAITVCGKSFIEEQRLETKL, translated from the exons ATGGAAACGGTGCTGCGGCAGCTG ACCCGTGGGAACGCTCTGTTCCTTATCATTATTTTGGGAATTGGAGGAAGCTTTCAATCTGGATACCACATCACTGGCCTGAGTTCTCCCTCACCG TACATAAAGCGCTTCATCAACAGCAGCTGGTATGACAGATATGAAGAGCCTCCACCCGAGGCGACGGTCACAATCATCTGGTCTCTTATTGTCTCCATGTACGCCGTTGGGGGACTATTTGGCGCTGTCAGTGTCAAATTTATCTCAGACATGCTTGGACG AAAAAGGGTGATGATCTGCAACAGCTTTATTGCCATTGTTGCAGCAGGGATCATGCTGACAAGTAAAGGGGCCAAATCCTATGAAATGATCATTGTGGCAAGAATCCTGCATGGCTACACAGCAG GTTTGGGAGTGAGCGCCCATTTGATGTACCTTGGTGAGATTTCACCCAGGAAGATAAGAGGCGTTGTGACTCTAACCTCAGCAACCTTTACATCACTCGGCAAACTCTCTGGACAGTTTTTTGGACTGAG TGAGATCCTTGGTCGAGAGGAGCTGTGGAACGTCGTCCTCTGTGTCCCTGCATGTTTCTCTTTGGTTCAGATTATAGCATTGCCTTTTCTTCCTGAGGCTCCCAGATACCTGTTCATAGAGAAAGGTGATGTTAAAGCTTGTCATAAAG CTCTCCAGAGTCTGTGGGGTCAAGGTGACTTCAAACAGGAGATGGATGAGATGCTGGCTGAGCAGGCAGCAATTGAAGCAGCCCCACCCACAACCTCTCTGCAGCTCCTGAGGGACAGGACTGTCCGATGGCAGCTTCTCAGCATGTCCCTGATCTACTGCTGCAATCAGTTATCAGGCATGTCTGCG ATCAgtactttttcttttgacaTCTTTCTGAAGACGGGTATACCGAGAGACAAGATCCGCTATGTCACTCTTGGTCTCGGAGTATCTGAAATCCTCACCTCAATCTCCTGT ggTCTGCTGATTGAGGCAACAGGCAGGAGGCCATTGTTCTGGGGGGGTTATGGTGTCATGTCTGCTTGCTGGGTGTTGGTCACTGTCACACTCAACCTAAAG GATTCCAGCTATTGGGTTCCTTATATTGCCGCTGGTTTGATCATCGTCTTCATAATCTTCTTCTGCGGAGGACCAG CGGGAGCAACAGCTACTCTCAACAGTGAGATTTTCATCCAGTCCAATCGAATGGCATCATTAGTCCTAATGGGAATCCAGCGCTGGTCTTTATTCGCTGTGCTTGGCCTAGTCTTCCCATTCCTTATT AATGCTCTGGACTCGTATTGCTTTGTGATCTtcgcctgtgtgtgtctgttgggtTCTCTTTACACCTTCTTCATCTTGCCTGAGACTAAAGGAAAGACCCTGCTGGAGATCGCAGAAGAGTTTAAGGCCATCACTGTctgtggaaaatccttcatagaGGAACAGAGATTAGAAACCAAGTTATGA